From the Vidua chalybeata isolate OUT-0048 chromosome 28, bVidCha1 merged haplotype, whole genome shotgun sequence genome, one window contains:
- the NPM2 gene encoding nucleoplasmin-2, translating to MSFTDSTDSGSDRPVSVLWGECELSSARSSCTFRVSEEWRCEQQLVLRTVCLGEAARDEFHVLEVLAEDGESRAPVPLATLKPSVLPSASLAGVELTPPVTFRLRAGSGPVYVSGQHVSIMDLSSDEEEEEEEEEAAEEPPKKPPKGSGAQKGGAAKKRKREKEEELNSLAPEGPPPAKGRGAGRGRKAAPKK from the exons ATGTCCTTCACGGACAGCACCGACAGCGGCTCCGACAGACCCGTGTCCGTCCTTTGGGGTGA GTGCGAGCTGAGCAGCGCGAGGAGCTCCTGCACCTTCCGCGTGAGCGAGGAGTGGCGCTGCGAGCAGCAGCTGGTCCTGCGCACG GTGTGCCTGGGGGAGGCGGCGCGGGATGAGTTCCACGTGCTGGAGGTGCTGGCCGAGGACGGCGAGAGCCGCGCCCCGGTGCCGCTGGCCACGCTCAAACCCTCGGTGCTGCCCTCG GCCTCGCTGGCCGGAGTGGAGCTGACCCCGCCAGTGACCTTCCGCCTGCGGGCGGGCTCCGGGCCCGTCTACGTCAGCGGCCAGCACGTGTCCA TCATGGACCTGAGCTcggatgaggaggaggaggaggaggaagaggaagcagcagaggagcccCCCAAGAAGCCCCCCAAGGGCTCAGGTGCCCAGAAGGGCGGCGCTGCCAAG AAAAGGAAGcgggaaaaggaggaggagct GAACAGCCTCGCCCCCGAGGGTCCCCCTCCCGCCAAG GGACGCGGAGCCGGCcggggcaggaaagcagcaccaAAGAAATGA